Below is a genomic region from Pseudoruegeria sp. SHC-113.
CGCGTGGCCGAACGGCTCGCCCGCAGCCTGCGCAGAGGGGATCGGCTCTTTCCGCTGGGCAATGGCCGCTTCGGACTGATCACCGCAGCCGAAGAGCGGCTGTCGCTCGAAGCGGCGATTCAGATCGGCACGCGGCTGCAATCGGCCATCGCGGAGCCTTTCAGCCTCGACGGGCTGTCGCTCTATGCCTCCTGCTCGGTGGGATTCTGCCTTTGCGGCAACGCCCCGCGCCCCGGTGGCGGCGAGACCCTCCGCGCCGCACAGGCGGCGCTGGATCTGGCGCATCAGCACGGCCCCGGCGCGATCCGCGCCTATTCGCCCGATCTGGCGCTGCGGGCGGAGGAGGATGAACCTCTCGCGGACCGCATGGCCGAAGCCATCGAAGAGGGTCAGATCATCGCCCATTTCCAGCCCCAGATCTCGGCCAGCACCGGGGAGATCACCGGTTTCGAGGCGCTGGCGCGCTGGCAGCATCCCGACCGCGGCCTCCTGCCGCCCGGCGCGTTCCTGCCCGCCGTTGCCGCTGCCGGGCTGTCTGAGCGGCTCTGCCACCGGATGCTGCAGGAGGCGCTCTCGGCCCTTGTCCATTGGCGCGAGGCCGGGCTTTCGGTGCCCGGTGTCGGCATCAACCTCTCCACCGAAGAGCTGCGCAATCCGCAGATCGCCGATCACATCCGCTGGGAGCTGGATCGCCACGGGGTGCCCGCGGCGCAGCTGACGCTCGAAGTGCTGGAGACTGTCGCGGTTGGTCACGGGGATGAGATGATCGCCCGCAACCTCGCGGCCCTCGCTGCGATGGGCTGCCAGATCGATCTGGATGATTTCGGCACCGGCTTCGCCGCCATCGCCAATATCCGCCGGTTCAGCATCCAGCGCGTCAAGATCGATCGCTGTTTCATCACCCATGTCGATACCGATGCGGACCAGCAGACAACCGTCGCCGCCATCCTCGCCTTCGCAGAGCGCCTAGGCATGGAGACGCTGGCGGAAGGCGTTGAAACCCTTGCCGAACAGGCCACGCTTGCGCGGATGGGCTGCGGCCACGTGCAGGGCTACGGGATCGCGCGCCCGATGCCTTTGGCCGAAACAGATACATGGATAGCGCGGCACAGCGCCCGGCTGGCCCACCTTGCCGGAGGTCTGGGCGCGGCATCGGGCAAGGCTCCACCGCCGCCCGCCAGCCGCCATGGCTGAGCCGGCGCCTGTGCAAAAACCAGCGTCGCGCGGCCTTGTGGCGCTGGCGCGAAACCGGAAAATGACTTGACCTTTTGGCCTGCGGCCTGTTGAACCACCTCTGACTTTTTACCCGGAAGGTGGCTGTCCCAGATGGACGATCAGAACAAGAATCTCATCCTCGCAACCGCGCTCAGCTTTCTCGTGATCCTCGTCTGGTTCGTGGTCTTCCCACCGGAAGAGCCCGTGATCGATCCGAACGCCCCCGAGATCAGCGATAGCGCCAATGTCCCGGCTGTGGATACCGCCCCCGTGGCCGCCACCGCTGGCAGTGGCGAGGCTGGCGGTGAGACCGCTGTCGCCGAAGCGGCGCGCATCGCGGTGAAAACCGACGCTCTGAGCGGCTCCATCTCGCTGGCCGGTGGCCGGATCGACGATCTGAAGCTGACGCAATACAACGAGACCATCGAAGACGGCAGCCCGCAGGTGACCTTGCTGCGCCCCGAAGGCACCGCCGGCGGCTATTTCTCGCTCTTCGGCTGGGCCCCGGGCGGCGCGCTCGATTTCGCAGATGTCCCCGGCCCCACCACCGCCTGGACCCAAGTTGGCACCGGCGAACTGACGCCCGAGACCCCGGTCCAGTTGGAATGGAGCAACGGCAAGGGCCTGACCTTCCAGCGCCAAATCGCCATCGACGCCGAGAATATGTTCACCGTCACCCAGACTGTGCAGAACACCTCTGGCGCTGACGTGCGTCTTGCGCCCTATGCAGAAGTGGTGCGCCAAGGCGAACCGGTTGATCTGAAAGGCTTCTTCATCATCCACGAAGGCGCGATCCAGCAAACGGGCGGCTCCCTGAACGAGCTCTCCTACAAGGATATGCGCAACCTCGGCCGTGACGAGACCTGGGGCGCCTCCACCGAGGTGACGGCCGTGGACCAGAACGGCTGGCTCGGCTTCACCGACCACTACTGGATGACGACGATCATCCCCGCCCAGACCGAAACCTTCTCCTCCGTGCTGCGCTACGAGCCGCAAACCGACCGCTACAAAACCATCGCCCGCCGCGATGCGATGACAGTGGCCGCAGGCACCTCCGCCACCGTGGAAACCCGCTTCTTCGCTGGTGCGAAAGAATGGGAACTGCTGCGCAACTACGAGCGCGAAGGCGTCTACCGTTTCGTGGATTCGATCGACTGGGGCTGGTTCTTCTTCCTCACGAAACCGATCTTCCGCCTCCTGCACGCCCTGAACGGCTTCATCGGCAACATGGGCTGGTCGATCATCGTGCTGACCCTGATCATCAAGGGCATCCTCTTCCCGCTGGCCTACCGCTCCTACGTCTCCATGGCGAAGATGAAGGAACTGCAGCCCGAGATGGAGAAGATCAAGGAAAAGGCCGGTGATGATCGCCAGAAGCTCCAGCAGGAGATGATGGCGCTCTACAAGAAAGAAAAGGTCAACCCGGCCTCGGGCTGTCTGCCGATCCTGATGCAGATCCCGATCTTCTTCTCGCTCTACAAGGTGATCTTCGTCACGATCGAACTGCGCCACGCAGCCTGGTTCGGCCCGTTTCAGGATCTGTCCGCGCCCGATCCGACCTCGATCATGAACCTCTTCGGCCTGCTGCCCTTCACCGGGCCCGAAACCGGCACGCTGATGGCGACGATCTTCCTCGGCATCCTGCCGCTGCTGCTCGGTATCTCCATGTGGCTGCAGCAGAAGCTGAACCCGGCGCCCACCGATCCGACGCAGGCCATGGTCTTTGCCTGGATGCCCTGGGTCTTCATGTTCATGCTCGGAAGCTTCGCCTCTGGCCTCGTCGTCTACTGGATCGCGAACAACACGATCACCTTCATCCAGCAGTATTCGATCATGCGCAGCCAGGGCTACAAGCCGGATGTGCTGGGCAACATCACTTCGGGCTTCAAACGCAAGAAACCGGAAAGCAAGGCGGGTAAATGAGCGCCCAGCTCACCGACATCTGGCGTCACCCGATCAAGGCGCATGGGCGTGAACGGCTGGAGGCGGTAACGCTCACCGCAGGCGCGCCCCTGCCCTATGATCGCGCCTGGGCGGTGAGCCACGAACGCAGCAAGGCCCGCAGCGACGCCTGGGTGCCTTGCGGCAACTTCTCTCGCGGGGCCAAGGCCCCGGGGCTGATGGCAATCGATTGCCGTTTCGATGAGGCCACAGGCCTGATCACCCTGACCCATGCCACGCAGGGCGAGGTGACCTTCGACCCCGACGGCGACGTCAGCGCTTTCCTCGCCTGGGTGGCACCACTGATGCCGCAGGACGGGCTGGCCTCCACGGGGCTCGTCCGGGTGCCCGGCATTGCTATGACGGATACGGATTTCCCCTCGATCAGCCTCAACAACCTCGCCTCGCACCGGGCCGTTTCCCAGAAAATCGGGCGCGAGATCTCGCCCCTGCGCTGGCGCGGCAACCTCTGGATCGACGGGCTCGCGCCCTGGGAAGAAGAGGAATGGGTGGGGCACGATCTGCGGATCGGCGAGGTGGTGCTTTCGGTGCGCGAACAGATCACGCGCTGCAAGGCCACCACGGCCAATGAGGTGACCGGCAAGCGCGACGCCGACACGCTCGCGGCCCTGAGTGACGGCTGGGGCCATCAGGAATTCGGCGTCTACGCCGTTGTGAAACAAGGCGGCGTGATCCGCGCCGACGATCCCGTGGAGCGTCTCTGATGGCTTTTACCTTCACCTTCGCGCCGGAGCCGGACGAACTATCTGCCGAGCGCGGCCGCAAGCTGTTCGCGGGCAATACCGATTTCCTCAAAGGCGTTGTCGCCATGGGCGGCATGCCCCCGGCGGACCGGATGGAAGTCTGTTTTGCCGGGCGCTCCAACGTCGGGAAATCCACGCTGATCAACGCGCTGACCGGGCGCAAGGCGCTGGCGCGTGCCTCCAACACCCCGGGCCGGACGCAAGAGATCAACTACTTCACCGTCGCCGACAGCCACTATCTCGTGGACCTGCCCGGCTATGGCTACGCCAACGCGCCTCTGCCGGTGGTGGAGAAATGGCAGAAACTGCTGAAAAGCTACCTTTCGGGGCGCCCTTCCCTGCGCCGCGCCTTCGTGCTGATCGATTCGCGCCACGGCGTGAAGAAGGTCGACAGCGAGATCATGGGTCTACTGGACAAATCCGCCGTCGCCTTTCAGGTCGTCATGACCAAGACCGACAAGGTGAAGGAAAAGGACCGCGCCAAGGTCTATGAACAGGTCAAGGGCGCGCTGGCCAAACACCCCGCCGCCTACCCCGAGATCGTGCTGACCTCCTCGGAAAAAGGCGAAGGCATCGCCACCCTGCGCGCCATCATCGCCGGGCTGGAATAGCTTGATCAGGGCTGGGGGCTCTGCCCCCGCCGCGCCTTCGGCGCGCCTCCCCCGAGATATTTGGGGAACAAAGTGGGGCCCCATCATCTTGGTAAAAATGTCCTCGCCGGAGGCATCCGACGCCAGCCAAACAGGCAGCGCTCAGACGTGCTGAGCGCCGTTGACCTCGATCTCGGTGCCGGAGATGTAGCTGCTCTGGCTTGAGCACAGGAAATAGATGGCATCCGCCACTTCAGCAGGTTGCCCGAGGCGTTTCAGCGGCAGGTTTTCCACGATTTTCTCGGTGCCGGGGCTGAGAATGGCGGTTTCCACTTCACCCGGCGCGATGGCGTTGACGCGCACGCCGAGGGGGCCGAAATCATGGGCCATTTCGCGGGTGAGCGCGGCAAGTGCGGCCTTAGAGGTGGCATAGGCGGCACCGGCGAAGGGGTGGACGCGGGAACCCGCGATGGAGGTGACATTGACGACAGAGCCTTTGGCTGCAGCCAGTTCGTCTTTCAGCCCGCGCGCCAGCACGACGGAGGCGAAGAAATTGACGTGGAAGACCTGCCCCCACGTGCGCAGGTCCGTGTCGATCGTGTTCAGCCGTGCGCCGTTTTCGCCCTTGGGCGAGATCCCGGCGTTATTGACCAGTGCGTCGAGCCGTCCGTCGAGTTTCTCGCGGATCACTTCGATGGCTTCGATGGTGTTCTTCGGGTCCGCCAGATCGATCTGGATGTGGTTGCCCGCCCCGCCCGGCCAGGGGCAGCGCGCATCAAAGGGCTGGCGCGAGCAGGTGAGCACCCGCCAGCCTTCCGCCGAGAAGCGCTTCACGGTGGCATGGCCGATGCCGCGGCTTGCGCCGGTCAGCAACAGGGTTCTGGGGCTTTGGGATTCGGCCATGGGGGACTCCAGCATTTGCTTGAGTGGCAGCCTAGCCAAGCCGGTGCGAAAGGCAATGCGCCCAAGGTTCCCCCTTGGCACAGCCCGGCCAAAGTTCTAACAAAAGCGCCGACATGAGGGATGCTCACATGAAAACGCAGGACGCCATGAACCGCGATTGGATCGCCACCGCCAGAACCCTTTCCCAGGCCCTGCCCTATCTGCAGCGCTATGAGGACGCCATCATCGTCGTCAAGTTCGGCGGCCATGCGATGGGCAGCGACGAGGCGATGGAGAGCTTCGCCCGCGACATCGTGCTTTTGCAGCAGGTGGGCGTGAACCCGGTGATCGTCCATGGCGGCGGGCCGATGATCAACGAGCTTTTGCACAAGCTCGACATCAAGAGCGAGTTCGTGAACGGCAAGCGCGTGACCGATGAGGCCACGGTGGAAGTGGTGGAGATGGTGCTTTCGGGCCGCGTCAACAAGCGCATCGTGCAGGCGATCAACGCGCAGGGCGGCAAGGCCGTGGGACTTTCGGGCAAGGACGCCAACCTGATGATCTGCGACCAGACCGATCCGGCGCTGGGGTTCGTGGGTACGCCCGCGCTGATGAACCCCGAGATCCTGCACAACCTCTTTGCCGCCAACAAGATCCCGGTCATCGCGCCGCTCGGTGCGGGCCGCAATGGCGAGACGTTCAACGTCAATGGCGACACCGCCGCCGGGGCCATCGCTGCCGCCCTGAAGGCCGACCGCCTGCTGCTGCTCACCGACGTGGAAGGCGTGAAGAACGCAGATGGCGAGGTGGTGACCGAGCTGTCGCGCGAGCAGGTGCAGGAGATGACCGCCTCCGGCGTGATCGCGGGCGGGATGATCCCGAAAACCGAGACCTGCCTTGCTGCCTTGGAAGGCGGCGTGCGAGCGGCGGTGATTCTGGATGGGCGCGCGCCGAATGCGGTGCTGCTGGAGCTGTTCACCGAGCATGGCGCGGGCTCCATCATCCGCGCCTTGCCGCGCTGAAGCCACCTGACGCTTTCGTGTTCCCCCGCGCCGCTGTGCCCCGTTGCACGCGGCGCGCATCCGCGCTGAAGTGCGGCCATGGAACATGAAGCGCTCATACGCCTTGCCGTTTTTCTGGGTCTCTTCTGCCTGCTGGCGCTGGCGGAGGCCCTTGTGCCGCGCCTGCCGCGCGCACAGCCCCGCTCCGCGCGCTGGCGAACCAATTGGGGGCTCGTGCTGATCGACACGCTTTCGTTGCGGCTGATTGCGCTTGCGCTGCCGCTGTTGGCAGTGGGGGCGGCGCTCGATGCGCAGGCGCGCGGCTGGGGGCTGTTCAACGGGCTTGCCTGGCCGCTTTGGCTGGAAGCCCTTCTCGCGATCCTGATCCTCGATCTCGCGATCTGGGCGCAGCACCTGATCACCCATAAGGTGCCGCTGCTGTGGCGGCTGCATCGCGTCCATCACGCGGATCGGGACATGGACGTAACGACCGCGATCCGCTTCCATCCGGTGGAAATCGCGCTTTCGATGCTGCTGAAAATCGGGCTTGTCTACCTGCTGGGGCCCTCTGCGCTGGCGGTGATTGCCTTCGAGGTGCTGCTCAACGGCACCGCCATGTTCAACCACGCCAACCTGCGGCTGTCGCCCCGGCTGGATGCGGCCCTGCGGCTGGTGATCGTCACGCCGGATATGCATCGCGTGCACCATTCCGCAGTGCGCAGCGAGCATGACAGCAACTACGGGTTTTCGCTGTCGCTCTGGGATCGGCTCTTCGGCACCTACATCGCCCAGCCCAAGCAAGGCCACGAAGCGATGACGGTCGGGCTTGAGTGGCAGGATGCGCGGCCTGCGAAGCTGGGCTGGAGCCTGTGGCTGCCCTTCGCGCGCAAATGACTCTTGACGAACGCCTCGCCACGCATGGGCTCTTCGTCATGGGCGGGCTGCATCCTGGCACGGGCGGCAGCCTGCTGCTGATCGGGATGGACAGCACTGGCTGGGCGGCCTTCACCGCCGCGCCGGAGGCCTCTGATGGAGGCCCAGACCCTCTGGATCGCTTCTCCAAGCGCGTGATCGGCGGGCTGGCCGAGGCGCTCGGCGGAACCGCGCAATTCCCCTCGGACGGGCCACCCTACCTGCCCTTCATCGCCTGGGCGCTTGAGAGCGGCGCTTTCTGGCAGAGCCCGGTTGGGATGATGGTGCATGCGCGCGCGGGGCTTATGATTTCGCTGCGGGGAGCATTGCTCTTGCCAGAGCGTGTTGCGCTGCCGCCTGTGCCTGCGGGCTCCCCTTGCGAGGCCTGCGCCGATCAGCCCTGCCGCACCACCTGCCCGGTGGACGCGCTTGGAGGGCCTGAGGGTTACAACGTCTCCGCCTGCAAGGATTTTCTTGCAAGCGCGGCAGGAAGCGGGTGCTATGAAGGCGGCTGCCTTGCGCGCCGAGTCTGCCCTGTCAGCGAAGGGTTTGGCCGGACGCAGGCCCAATCGGCCTTTCACATGCGAGCGTTCTTTCCGAAATGACCCTGCGCCTGATCCTCACCCGCCACGCCAAATCCGCCTGGGACGATCCCTTTGCCGAGGATCACGACCGCAAGCTCAATGACCGCGGCATCCAATCGGCGCAGGCCATTGGCGGCTGGCTCGCGCGGCAGGGCTATGTGCCAGAGCAGGTGATCTCCTCCTCGGCCACGCGCACGCGCGAGACATGGGCGCAGATGGCCCCAGCTTTTGATGCGCCGCCAGAGGCCGCGTTCACTCCCCGGCTCTATCACGCGCCGGCCCTGCGGATGCTGGGCGTGCTACAGGAGGCCAGCGCGGCTTGCGTGCTGCTGCTGGGCCACAACCCCGGCATCGCGGATTTCGCCGAGCAGATCCTCGCCAAACCCGCGCGGGACAACGCCTATTTCCAGTATCCGACCTGCGCGACGGCGGTGATTGATTTCACCGCGGTCAGCTGGGCCGAGATGCAGATGGGCACCGGGCAGCTTGTGGATTTCATGGTGCCAAGGCGGCTTCTGGACTGAACTCCCCCTGACCAAAAGCGTTTAGCGCTCGCCCGGGTGGGCGTGGAACGCGCCCGCCAGGGGGCGGGCGGGCGCGGGCCTGTTTCTGGCGAAACAGGCCAAACTAGATGTTTTTCGACTGAAAACTCATCGCCAGCCCGCCGGGCAGCGTCAGGCAATAGACGGTCTCGCCATGCATCTGGAAGGGCCCCTCCGGCGAAAGCCCGTTGGCGCGCGCTGCCTTGGCCATGGCCTCGGCATCCTCGACCACCAGCTGCAGCATGATGCCTTCCGGCATGCCAGGGCCCGAGGCCCAGACCTCGACCCAGCTTTGATCGAGCGCCGAAAAGATGGCGCCGGAGAAGCCCCCTTCCCCGGCGCCCATCGTGTTTTCCAATCCCAGCTTGCCGAAGGTTTCGGCAATGGCCGCGGCCTCTGACACCTCGGCAACCTTGCAGACGCGGATGCCGAGGAGCGTCATGCCTAGTGCCCCAGGATCTGGCTGAGGAAGAGCTTCGTGCGGTCGCTCTTCGGGTTGTTGAAGAACTCCTCGGGCTCGTTCTGCTCCACGATCTGGCCCTGATCCATGAAGATCACCCGGTTGGCGACCTGCCGCGCGAAACCCATTTCGTGGGTCACGCAGATCATCGTCATGCCCTCTTCGGCGAGCTCGATCATCGTGTCGAGCACCTCCTTGATCATTTCCGGGTCAAGGGCCGAAGTCGGCTCGTCAAAGAGCATGATCCGGGGCCGCATGCAGAGCGAGCGCGCGATGGCCACACGCTGCTGCTGGCCGCCGGACAGCTGGCCGGGGTATTTGTCGGCCTGCTCCGGGATTTTCACCTTCTCTAGGAAATGCATCGCCGTTTCCTCGGCCTCTTTCTTGGGCGTCTTGCGCACCCAAATCGGGGCCAGCGTGCAGTTCTCAAGGATCGTGAGATGAGGGAAGAGGTTGAAGTGCTGGAAGCACATGCCGACCTCGGAGCGCACCTTGTCGATGTTCTTGAGATCGTTCGTCAGTTCGATCCCATCCACGACGATCTGCCCCTGCTGGTGTTCTTCCAGCCGATTGATGCAGCGGATCATGGTGGATTTGCCCGAGCCCGACGGCCCGGCCACAACGATACGCTCGCCTTTGTTCACGGTGAGGTTGATGTCACGCAACACGTGGAAGCTGCCGTACCACTTGTTCATGTTGGTGATCTGGATGGCGACCTCGTCGCTCACCTTCATTTTGGAGCGGTCGATTTCGCGTTCGATTGCCAGTTCAGACATGTGTGATTTCCTTAGCGATGATCAGTGGCGAGGCGACGTTCGAGCCACTGGGAGTATTGAGAAATGCCGTAGCAGACGACGAAGAACAGAAGCGCTGCGAAGCCGAGAAGCTCCCAGTAGACGCCGTTCCAGTCGGTCGAGGCGAGGATCGGGCCGCGGATCATGCCGACGAGGTCGAACATCGAGATCACCGACACCAGCGTCGTGTCCTTGAACAGGCCAACCGCCACGTTCACGATCCCTGGGATGGAGATCTTGAGCGCTTGCGGCAGGATGATCAGGCGCATGGCTTGCGGATAGTCGAGGCCAAGGCTGTCGGCGGCTTCGTACTGGCCCTTGGGCAAAGCGGCGAGGCCGCCCCGGATCACTTCCGCGATATAGGCTGCGGAGAACATGGTGATCATGATCACAACCCGCAGGAAGAGATCCACCGTGCTTTCCGGCGGAAAGAAGAAGGACAGCATCACCGAGGCCACGAAGAGCAGCGTGATCAGCGGCACACCGCGAACGAACTCAATGAAGATCACACAAATCCACTTGATCAGCGGCATGTTCGACTGACGCCCCAGCGCCAGCGCAATGCCCAGCGGCAGGGAGAGCGACACGCAGGTCACGCCCAGCATCATGTTCAGCATGAAGCCACCCAGATCGCGGCTCGGCACCGCTGTCAGCATGGCGTTGTCATTGGCCGTCTCGGGCACAAGCGCGCCGCCGATGATCCAGACGGCAAAGGCCGCAATGATCCCGCCGAAGAAGCCCGCCGCGAAGTTGCTCTTGCCGAACTTCTGGAACACGAAGCCACCCCCGGCACAGCCGAGGAAGGCGATGATCGGCACCATGATCGTGCCGCCCCAGATCAGCCAATAGGCCAGGAAGGGGTAGATCGCGGTGAAGATCAGAAGCTTGCGCGGCAGATCGAAGAACAGCACCGGTGCAATTGCGATCAGCAGCAGCAGGAAGGCGATGTTCGGGCGCCAATAGGCATCGGCCGGGTACTGGAACCCGTAGATCAACTGGTGCCAGCGCTCGGTCAGCACCGAGAAACAGGCCCCTGTCGTGCCCTGAAGGATCTCGCGGCATTCCGCCAGCGAGGAGGTCGTCCAGAGGCCGTTCAGGATCCAGGGCAGGCTACCGCTCAGGATCGCATAGATGCAGAACAGGGCCGCCAGAGTGAGGAGGCTGTTCAGCGGCGTGGAGAAGAGATTGTCCTTCGCCCATTTCACCGGGCCCGTCTGGTTGGCCGGCGGAGGCGACGGCGGGATTGTGCCATCGGCCACGAAGGCGATCGGATTTTTCGGATCTGCCATGGCTCAACGCTCCTTCAGCTTAACAGACGCGTTGTAGATGTTCATCCCCATCGAGATGAGCAGCGAGACGGTCAGGTAGAACAACATCAGAAGCATCACGCATTCGATCGCGCGGCCCGTCTGGTTCAGCGTGATGCCGCCCAGCGTGGCCGTGATGTCGGCGTAGCCCACCGCGATGGCGAGCGAGGAGTTCTTGGTGATGTTCAGGTATTGGGAAATCAGCGGTGGGATGATCACGCGCAGCGCTTGCGGGAGAACCACGAGGTTCATCACGCGGCGCGGGCGCAGGCCCAGTGCGGAGGCGGCTTCGGTCTGTCCTTTGGAGACAGCCTGAATACCGGCCCGCACGTTTTCCGCGATGAAGGCACCGGTGTAGATCGACAGCGCGAACCACAGCGCGATCAGCGGCCCGCCAAGCTTGATGCCGCCCTGGAAGTTGAAGCCTTTGAGCTCCGGCATCTGCCACGACAGGCCCATGATCAGCATCAACACGGCGAAAGGCGCGATCCAGACACCAAGGGTGAACCAGAGTGTCTTCGGGCGCACGCCCTCTTTTTCCTGCACTTTGCTGGCCCACTGGCCGATTTTGCGGGAGGCGAACCAAGAGCCGCCAAGCACGATGAGCACCAGAAGCCAGTTCAGCGCAGCACTGTCGAAGATCCCACGCGAGAACCACGGCAGCGGGATGTAGACCCCCCGGTTGGTGAAGGCGACGGCGTTAAAGAGCATGCTGGCTTCGGCGTCGTCTCCGCGGAAGGCCCGCGGCCCCGGCAGCACGGCCGTCATGATCGTGAAGATGATGATGATCCAGATCAGCACCGGCACGTTGCGGAAGATCTCCACGTAGAAGGCCATCAGCTTGGAAACGAGCCAGTTGTTGGACAGGCGCAGCACCCCGGCAACCACGCCGAAAACCGTGGCCGTGATGCAGGCCAGGAAGGCCACCAGCAGCGTGTTCAACGCCCCGACAATCGCGGCGCGCAGATGCGACGACTGGCTGTCGTACTCGATCAGCGTTTGGTTGATATCGTAACCTGCGGCTTCGCCGAGAAAATCGAAAGAAATGTTCAAACCCGCGGCCCGCAGGTTCTGAATGAGGTTGTTGCCGAGATACCAGAACATCAGCGCCAGAGCGA
It encodes:
- a CDS encoding SDR family NAD(P)-dependent oxidoreductase; its protein translation is MAESQSPRTLLLTGASRGIGHATVKRFSAEGWRVLTCSRQPFDARCPWPGGAGNHIQIDLADPKNTIEAIEVIREKLDGRLDALVNNAGISPKGENGARLNTIDTDLRTWGQVFHVNFFASVVLARGLKDELAAAKGSVVNVTSIAGSRVHPFAGAAYATSKAALAALTREMAHDFGPLGVRVNAIAPGEVETAILSPGTEKIVENLPLKRLGQPAEVADAIYFLCSSQSSYISGTEIEVNGAQHV
- a CDS encoding MOSC domain-containing protein, with the protein product MSAQLTDIWRHPIKAHGRERLEAVTLTAGAPLPYDRAWAVSHERSKARSDAWVPCGNFSRGAKAPGLMAIDCRFDEATGLITLTHATQGEVTFDPDGDVSAFLAWVAPLMPQDGLASTGLVRVPGIAMTDTDFPSISLNNLASHRAVSQKIGREISPLRWRGNLWIDGLAPWEEEEWVGHDLRIGEVVLSVREQITRCKATTANEVTGKRDADTLAALSDGWGHQEFGVYAVVKQGGVIRADDPVERL
- a CDS encoding amino acid ABC transporter ATP-binding protein; this translates as MSELAIEREIDRSKMKVSDEVAIQITNMNKWYGSFHVLRDINLTVNKGERIVVAGPSGSGKSTMIRCINRLEEHQQGQIVVDGIELTNDLKNIDKVRSEVGMCFQHFNLFPHLTILENCTLAPIWVRKTPKKEAEETAMHFLEKVKIPEQADKYPGQLSGGQQQRVAIARSLCMRPRIMLFDEPTSALDPEMIKEVLDTMIELAEEGMTMICVTHEMGFARQVANRVIFMDQGQIVEQNEPEEFFNNPKSDRTKLFLSQILGH
- the argB gene encoding acetylglutamate kinase, with the protein product MKTQDAMNRDWIATARTLSQALPYLQRYEDAIIVVKFGGHAMGSDEAMESFARDIVLLQQVGVNPVIVHGGGPMINELLHKLDIKSEFVNGKRVTDEATVEVVEMVLSGRVNKRIVQAINAQGGKAVGLSGKDANLMICDQTDPALGFVGTPALMNPEILHNLFAANKIPVIAPLGAGRNGETFNVNGDTAAGAIAAALKADRLLLLTDVEGVKNADGEVVTELSREQVQEMTASGVIAGGMIPKTETCLAALEGGVRAAVILDGRAPNAVLLELFTEHGAGSIIRALPR
- a CDS encoding putative bifunctional diguanylate cyclase/phosphodiesterase; this encodes MRAISRSELLRLRRKMRSTLNGPQILAFLPAVTLASFWIGGESGLLVCALGLPAAFALAGSFEFSDDEATFGYRSDGEDTFVHAVDIALAAAENSLRKPACYLLQLDEYNTLSERYGPDTTRTVEQRVAERLARSLRRGDRLFPLGNGRFGLITAAEERLSLEAAIQIGTRLQSAIAEPFSLDGLSLYASCSVGFCLCGNAPRPGGGETLRAAQAALDLAHQHGPGAIRAYSPDLALRAEEDEPLADRMAEAIEEGQIIAHFQPQISASTGEITGFEALARWQHPDRGLLPPGAFLPAVAAAGLSERLCHRMLQEALSALVHWREAGLSVPGVGINLSTEELRNPQIADHIRWELDRHGVPAAQLTLEVLETVAVGHGDEMIARNLAALAAMGCQIDLDDFGTGFAAIANIRRFSIQRVKIDRCFITHVDTDADQQTTVAAILAFAERLGMETLAEGVETLAEQATLARMGCGHVQGYGIARPMPLAETDTWIARHSARLAHLAGGLGAASGKAPPPPASRHG
- the yihA gene encoding ribosome biogenesis GTP-binding protein YihA/YsxC, producing the protein MAFTFTFAPEPDELSAERGRKLFAGNTDFLKGVVAMGGMPPADRMEVCFAGRSNVGKSTLINALTGRKALARASNTPGRTQEINYFTVADSHYLVDLPGYGYANAPLPVVEKWQKLLKSYLSGRPSLRRAFVLIDSRHGVKKVDSEIMGLLDKSAVAFQVVMTKTDKVKEKDRAKVYEQVKGALAKHPAAYPEIVLTSSEKGEGIATLRAIIAGLE
- a CDS encoding sterol desaturase family protein → MEHEALIRLAVFLGLFCLLALAEALVPRLPRAQPRSARWRTNWGLVLIDTLSLRLIALALPLLAVGAALDAQARGWGLFNGLAWPLWLEALLAILILDLAIWAQHLITHKVPLLWRLHRVHHADRDMDVTTAIRFHPVEIALSMLLKIGLVYLLGPSALAVIAFEVLLNGTAMFNHANLRLSPRLDAALRLVIVTPDMHRVHHSAVRSEHDSNYGFSLSLWDRLFGTYIAQPKQGHEAMTVGLEWQDARPAKLGWSLWLPFARK
- a CDS encoding ferredoxin — protein: MTLDERLATHGLFVMGGLHPGTGGSLLLIGMDSTGWAAFTAAPEASDGGPDPLDRFSKRVIGGLAEALGGTAQFPSDGPPYLPFIAWALESGAFWQSPVGMMVHARAGLMISLRGALLLPERVALPPVPAGSPCEACADQPCRTTCPVDALGGPEGYNVSACKDFLASAAGSGCYEGGCLARRVCPVSEGFGRTQAQSAFHMRAFFPK
- the yidC gene encoding membrane protein insertase YidC → MDDQNKNLILATALSFLVILVWFVVFPPEEPVIDPNAPEISDSANVPAVDTAPVAATAGSGEAGGETAVAEAARIAVKTDALSGSISLAGGRIDDLKLTQYNETIEDGSPQVTLLRPEGTAGGYFSLFGWAPGGALDFADVPGPTTAWTQVGTGELTPETPVQLEWSNGKGLTFQRQIAIDAENMFTVTQTVQNTSGADVRLAPYAEVVRQGEPVDLKGFFIIHEGAIQQTGGSLNELSYKDMRNLGRDETWGASTEVTAVDQNGWLGFTDHYWMTTIIPAQTETFSSVLRYEPQTDRYKTIARRDAMTVAAGTSATVETRFFAGAKEWELLRNYEREGVYRFVDSIDWGWFFFLTKPIFRLLHALNGFIGNMGWSIIVLTLIIKGILFPLAYRSYVSMAKMKELQPEMEKIKEKAGDDRQKLQQEMMALYKKEKVNPASGCLPILMQIPIFFSLYKVIFVTIELRHAAWFGPFQDLSAPDPTSIMNLFGLLPFTGPETGTLMATIFLGILPLLLGISMWLQQKLNPAPTDPTQAMVFAWMPWVFMFMLGSFASGLVVYWIANNTITFIQQYSIMRSQGYKPDVLGNITSGFKRKKPESKAGK
- a CDS encoding SixA phosphatase family protein yields the protein MTLRLILTRHAKSAWDDPFAEDHDRKLNDRGIQSAQAIGGWLARQGYVPEQVISSSATRTRETWAQMAPAFDAPPEAAFTPRLYHAPALRMLGVLQEASAACVLLLGHNPGIADFAEQILAKPARDNAYFQYPTCATAVIDFTAVSWAEMQMGTGQLVDFMVPRRLLD